In a genomic window of Nostoc sp. UHCC 0870:
- a CDS encoding CYTH domain-containing protein — MPKEIERKFLVKDDSWRQLAKGSLYRQGYISSQGATVRIRIVGNQGYLTIKGPTINYSRSEFEYQIPLADAQEMLDTLCVRPLIEKTRYKINVGGLVWEVDDFAGANQGLILAEVELTDEAQQIELPQWIGEEVSGDLKYYNSYLVKHPFSEW; from the coding sequence ATGCCCAAAGAAATTGAACGTAAATTTTTAGTCAAAGACGATAGTTGGCGACAACTAGCTAAAGGTAGTTTATATCGCCAAGGATATATTTCTAGTCAAGGGGCGACTGTACGCATCCGCATTGTGGGAAATCAAGGCTATCTCACCATCAAAGGCCCTACTATTAACTATTCTCGCTCGGAATTTGAGTATCAGATTCCTTTAGCAGATGCTCAAGAAATGTTAGATACATTATGTGTTCGTCCTTTAATTGAAAAAACCAGATACAAAATAAATGTAGGTGGTTTAGTTTGGGAAGTAGACGACTTTGCAGGAGCTAATCAAGGATTGATATTAGCAGAAGTTGAACTGACTGATGAAGCGCAACAAATTGAACTACCCCAATGGATTGGGGAAGAAGTCTCTGGAGACCTCAAATATTACAATAGCTATTTAGTCAAACATCCTTTTTCTGAATGGTAA
- a CDS encoding hybrid sensor histidine kinase/response regulator — MSELWTHFFSSGSFIPHGHCYLWKTDLVWLHIISDGLIAIAYYSIPATLFYFVRKRQDLPFHWIFLLFSGFIIACGTTHLLEIWTLWHPTYWLSGFVKAITATISLITAIELVPLVPKALALPSPAQLEQANQQLKIEISERLRVEAELIKYQNHLEELVALRTNEITKTNEKLQQEITERQRILEILKQSEERYRYLAEAIPQLVWTSDANGETDYFNQNWCEYTGLTLEQSKGSGWLVALHPEDVNRAYEVWLDAVKIGNLYENEYRFKRASDGSYRWQLARGLPLKNQQGHIVKWFGTCTDIHEQKQILEERANLLELEKAARAEAEKANRIKDEFLAVLSHELRTPLNSILGWSKLLQNRTLNETRTAQALATIERNAILQVQLIEDLLDVSRILQGKLVLNVTKVNLETVVFSALETMRLAAETKLIEVKTIFAPNLRPVMGDAARLQQVVWNLLSNAVKFTPKGGKVEVCLEKIDDYAEIILIDNGKGINPEFLPYVFDYFRQADSSSTRKFGGLGLGLAIVRKIVEIHGGTVKAESVGEEQGAKFTVRLPLLPEQSLDVADENNHLLSLNSQPSSLAGIKVLVVDDDHDSRDFLTFVLQEKGAEVNVVTSAFEALQILAQTELDVLVSDISMPDMDGYMLIRQVRTSTEQNGQIPAIALTAFARQYDQDQALAAGYQIHLAKPLNADELVAAVRRLAVR, encoded by the coding sequence ATGTCAGAATTATGGACTCATTTTTTTAGTTCAGGGTCATTTATCCCTCATGGACACTGCTATCTGTGGAAAACAGATTTAGTTTGGCTACATATAATCTCTGATGGGCTGATTGCTATAGCTTATTATTCCATCCCGGCTACACTTTTCTATTTTGTCCGTAAACGGCAAGATTTACCCTTTCATTGGATATTTCTATTGTTTAGTGGATTTATCATAGCTTGTGGGACAACTCATCTTTTAGAGATTTGGACACTTTGGCATCCTACCTATTGGCTATCGGGTTTTGTAAAGGCAATCACTGCCACAATATCTTTAATTACAGCTATCGAACTCGTCCCTTTAGTCCCAAAAGCTTTAGCACTTCCTAGTCCTGCTCAACTAGAACAAGCAAATCAACAATTGAAAATCGAAATAAGCGAAAGATTGCGAGTAGAAGCAGAACTAATAAAATATCAGAATCATTTAGAAGAATTAGTTGCTTTGCGTACTAATGAAATTACTAAGACTAATGAAAAATTACAACAAGAGATTACTGAACGTCAGCGCATTCTAGAAATTTTGAAACAAAGTGAAGAACGCTATCGTTATTTAGCTGAAGCAATTCCGCAACTGGTATGGACTAGTGATGCTAACGGTGAGACTGATTATTTTAATCAAAATTGGTGTGAATATACTGGACTAACATTAGAACAATCAAAAGGTTCTGGATGGCTAGTGGCTTTACATCCAGAGGATGTTAACAGAGCTTATGAAGTATGGTTAGATGCTGTCAAGATTGGTAATTTATACGAAAATGAATATCGTTTTAAACGAGCAAGTGATGGTTCATATCGTTGGCAGTTAGCACGAGGTTTACCACTTAAAAATCAACAAGGTCATATTGTTAAGTGGTTCGGGACTTGTACAGATATTCACGAACAAAAACAAATTCTAGAAGAACGGGCGAACTTACTAGAATTAGAAAAAGCTGCACGAGCTGAAGCAGAAAAAGCCAATCGCATCAAAGATGAATTTCTCGCAGTGCTTTCTCATGAACTACGCACCCCTTTAAATTCCATTTTAGGGTGGTCTAAACTATTACAAAATCGTACTCTAAATGAGACACGAACAGCGCAAGCATTAGCCACGATTGAACGCAATGCCATATTGCAGGTGCAACTGATTGAAGACTTGCTAGATGTCTCTAGAATTTTACAGGGTAAATTAGTGCTGAATGTTACTAAAGTCAACCTAGAAACTGTGGTTTTCTCAGCACTAGAGACAATGCGATTAGCAGCAGAAACTAAGCTGATTGAGGTCAAGACAATTTTTGCACCAAACTTGAGGCCAGTTATGGGTGATGCTGCTCGCTTGCAGCAAGTAGTTTGGAATCTCCTTTCCAATGCTGTCAAATTTACACCCAAGGGAGGCAAGGTAGAGGTGTGCTTAGAAAAAATTGATGATTATGCTGAGATTATCTTAATTGATAATGGCAAAGGGATTAACCCAGAATTTTTACCCTACGTCTTTGATTACTTCCGCCAAGCAGATAGCAGTTCTACGCGAAAATTTGGCGGATTGGGATTAGGACTGGCGATTGTCCGCAAAATTGTCGAAATTCACGGTGGTACTGTCAAAGCTGAAAGTGTGGGAGAGGAACAAGGCGCAAAATTTACAGTCCGATTACCGTTACTCCCAGAGCAAAGTTTAGATGTAGCCGATGAAAACAATCACCTATTATCATTAAATTCCCAGCCTTCATCCCTAGCTGGTATTAAAGTTTTAGTCGTTGATGATGACCATGATTCACGGGATTTTTTAACTTTTGTCTTACAGGAAAAAGGTGCTGAAGTTAATGTAGTGACTTCAGCATTTGAAGCACTACAGATATTAGCTCAGACCGAGTTAGATGTGTTGGTGAGTGATATTAGTATGCCAGATATGGATGGCTATATGCTGATCCGGCAAGTGAGAACTTCGACAGAGCAAAATGGACAAATTCCGGCGATCGCCTTAACTGCTTTTGCTAGACAATACGATCAAGACCAAGCACTCGCCGCCGGCTATCAAATCCACTTAGCCAAGCCTCTGAACGCAGACGAATTAGTTGCAGCTGTACGAAGGTTGGCTGTGCGGTAG